In the genome of Candidatus Hinthialibacter antarcticus, one region contains:
- the gcvH gene encoding glycine cleavage system protein GcvH, producing MATVIDDLKYTPSHEWVRVEGDEAVVGITDFAQEQLTDIVYVDYPNPDGEIAKGAECAVIESCKIAADLYAPISGTIVAVNQGLQDVPGDVNTDPFGKGWMVRIKLSDPSELDALMDAAAYRAHMESESA from the coding sequence ATGGCTACTGTAATTGATGATTTGAAGTACACCCCTTCGCATGAGTGGGTTCGGGTCGAGGGCGATGAAGCCGTGGTCGGAATCACCGACTTCGCGCAAGAGCAACTCACCGACATCGTCTATGTCGATTACCCCAACCCTGACGGCGAAATCGCCAAAGGCGCCGAGTGCGCCGTGATTGAATCGTGCAAGATCGCCGCCGACCTTTATGCACCCATCAGCGGGACCATCGTTGCGGTCAACCAGGGCCTGCAAGACGTCCCCGGCGACGTGAACACCGATCCGTTCGGCAAAGGCTGGATGGTGCGCATCAAACTGAGCGACCCGTCCGAACTCGACGCCCTCATGGACGCTGCGGCCTACCGCGCTCACATGGAATCGGAAAGCGCGTAA
- the gcvPA gene encoding aminomethyl-transferring glycine dehydrogenase subunit GcvPA, whose translation MVFIPHTPDEKQSMLDALGLQTEDQLFHMIPAQLQNPAIEFPPALTELEISEVMNDAAANNPASQCVSFLGGGAYAHFIPQAVSAIISRGDFSTAYTPYQPEVSQGTLQAIFEFQTMISRLTGMDACNAGVYDGASALAEGALMACRAVRKDVVLVSSSVNPHYRRVLQTYLDGPGIEVIEVPAADGATDVNALKEALSDKVAAFFVQYPNYYGVVEPLEDIAAALQDSKALLGVSANPHALGVLKTPGALGADIVTGDLQPLGISLSYGGPYAGYVACTEKYIRQLPGRLVGQTKDEDGKTGYVLTLQTREQHIRRAKATSNICTNQALCALAATVYLALMGPKGLRDAATLSVKKAHALQQALCEIEGVSLEYSQPFFHEFALRLPVPARQFIEAAKQRGLLPGIAIQDDAKLLLVCATELTKTSDIDLYKTILTEALQPTVA comes from the coding sequence ATGGTTTTTATCCCCCATACGCCGGATGAAAAGCAATCCATGCTTGACGCATTGGGTTTGCAGACGGAAGACCAACTCTTCCACATGATTCCCGCGCAGTTGCAAAATCCCGCCATCGAGTTTCCCCCCGCATTGACGGAGTTGGAAATCTCAGAGGTGATGAACGACGCGGCGGCGAACAATCCCGCCAGCCAGTGCGTATCATTTCTGGGCGGCGGCGCCTATGCGCATTTCATCCCGCAGGCGGTCAGCGCCATTATTTCGCGCGGCGACTTCTCGACGGCCTACACGCCCTACCAGCCTGAAGTGAGCCAGGGTACCTTGCAAGCGATTTTTGAATTTCAAACCATGATCTCGCGCCTGACCGGGATGGACGCTTGTAACGCGGGCGTCTACGACGGGGCTTCGGCCTTGGCGGAAGGCGCCCTGATGGCCTGCCGCGCAGTGCGCAAAGACGTGGTGCTGGTTTCGTCGAGCGTGAACCCGCATTACCGCCGCGTGTTGCAGACCTACCTCGACGGCCCGGGCATCGAAGTGATTGAGGTCCCCGCCGCAGACGGTGCAACCGACGTGAACGCATTAAAAGAAGCGCTGAGCGATAAGGTCGCCGCCTTCTTTGTTCAATACCCGAACTACTATGGCGTTGTTGAACCGCTTGAAGACATCGCGGCGGCGCTGCAAGACTCGAAGGCTTTACTGGGCGTATCGGCGAACCCTCACGCCTTGGGCGTGTTGAAGACGCCGGGCGCTTTGGGCGCGGACATCGTCACCGGCGACTTGCAGCCGCTGGGCATTTCGCTTTCGTATGGCGGGCCGTATGCGGGCTATGTCGCCTGCACCGAAAAATACATCCGCCAGCTGCCGGGGCGCTTGGTCGGACAGACCAAAGATGAAGACGGTAAGACCGGATACGTGTTAACGCTGCAAACCCGCGAGCAACATATCCGCCGCGCCAAAGCGACCTCGAATATCTGTACCAACCAGGCGCTGTGCGCGTTGGCGGCGACGGTTTATCTTGCGCTGATGGGCCCCAAAGGCCTGCGCGACGCCGCAACTTTGAGCGTCAAAAAAGCCCACGCGCTGCAACAGGCGTTGTGTGAAATCGAAGGCGTATCGTTAGAATACAGCCAGCCGTTCTTTCATGAATTCGCGCTGCGGCTTCCAGTTCCAGCCAGGCAATTCATTGAAGCCGCCAAACAACGCGGCTTGTTGCCGGGCATTGCGATACAAGACGACGCCAAGCTGCTGTTGGTTTGCGCGACCGAACTGACCAAGACATCCGACATTGATCTCTATAAAACAATATTGACCGAAGCGCTGCAACCGACGGTTGCCTAA